The Streptomyces camelliae genome window below encodes:
- a CDS encoding NAD(P)-binding domain-containing protein encodes MNESREVEVVVIGAGQAGLSSAYHLRRTGFEPDRDFVVLDHSPAPGGAWQFRWASLTYGKVHGMHALPGMELTGADPARPSAEVIGEYFDRYERAFDLRVRRPVDVRAVREGDGGRLTVETSAGNWSTRALINATGTWDRPFWPRYPGQETFRGRQLHTAQYSGPEQFAGQRVVVVGGGASGTQHLLELAPYAAATTWVTRRPPVFREGPFDQEAGRAAVALVEERVRQGLPPRSVVSVTGLPLNDAVRQGLADGVLDREPMFDRITPDGVAWNDGRHVDADVILWATGFRPALDHLTPLRLREPGGGIRVEGTRAVADARVHLVGYGPSASTIGANRAGRAAVRDIRRLLAEEQPVAA; translated from the coding sequence GTGAACGAATCGCGCGAGGTCGAGGTAGTCGTCATCGGCGCTGGTCAGGCCGGGCTGTCCAGCGCCTACCATCTGCGACGCACCGGCTTCGAGCCGGACCGCGACTTCGTGGTGCTCGACCACTCCCCCGCACCGGGCGGTGCCTGGCAGTTCCGGTGGGCCTCGCTGACGTACGGCAAGGTGCACGGGATGCACGCGCTGCCCGGCATGGAGCTGACGGGCGCCGATCCGGCGCGGCCGTCGGCGGAGGTCATCGGTGAGTACTTCGACCGGTACGAGCGCGCCTTCGACCTGCGGGTGCGGCGGCCCGTCGACGTACGGGCCGTCCGGGAGGGTGACGGCGGCCGACTGACCGTGGAGACCTCCGCCGGCAACTGGTCCACGCGGGCGCTGATCAACGCGACCGGCACCTGGGACCGGCCGTTCTGGCCGCGCTACCCCGGCCAGGAGACCTTCCGCGGGCGGCAGTTGCACACCGCGCAGTACAGCGGTCCGGAGCAGTTCGCCGGGCAGCGGGTCGTGGTCGTGGGCGGCGGCGCCTCGGGCACCCAGCATCTGCTGGAACTGGCTCCGTACGCGGCCGCGACCACCTGGGTCACCCGGCGGCCTCCGGTGTTCCGCGAGGGGCCGTTCGACCAGGAGGCGGGCCGTGCGGCGGTCGCGCTGGTCGAGGAGCGGGTGCGCCAGGGGCTGCCGCCGCGCAGTGTGGTCTCGGTCACCGGGCTGCCCCTCAACGACGCCGTCCGGCAGGGCCTCGCGGACGGGGTCCTGGACCGGGAGCCGATGTTCGACCGGATCACCCCGGACGGCGTGGCATGGAACGACGGGCGCCACGTCGACGCCGACGTGATCCTGTGGGCCACCGGGTTCCGGCCCGCGCTGGACCATCTCACCCCGCTGCGGCTGCGCGAGCCGGGCGGCGGGATCCGCGTCGAGGGCACCCGGGCCGTCGCCGATGCACGCGTCCATCTCGTCGGCTACGGCCCCTCCGCGAGCACCATCGGCGCCAACCGTGCCGGACGTGCCGCCGTCCGGGACATCAGGCGGCTGCTGGCCGAGGAGCAGCCGGTCGCCGCCTGA
- a CDS encoding ABC transporter ATP-binding protein → MIGVAPPAYDPAAPTTATTLPVGAAATVRAYVTELFRRHRRAFLLLIAVNTVAVIASMVGPYLLGGLVERVSDRSRDLQLGLTVGLFVLALAVQAVFVRQVRLRGAVLGERMLADLREDFLVRSVGLPPGVLERAGTGDLLSRITTDIDRLANAMREAVPQLAIGVVWALLLLGGLVVTAPPLAAAVLLAVPVLVAGCRWYFKRAPSGYRSEAAGYASVAAALAETVDAGHTIEAHRLGARRVTLSERRIKEWTAWERYTLWLRSVLFPVINAVHVIVLGSVLMVGGVFVLHGWIGVGRLTTGALITQMLVDPVNLILRWYDEVQVAQVSLARLVGVRDIEPDAGDASLAPDGRDVSAERVHFGYLDGVDVLRKVSLEVAPGTRMALVGPSGAGKSTLGRLLAGIYAPREGRITLGGAELSRMPAERVRSHVALVNQEHHVFVGSLRDNLLLARTGATDAELWAALGAVDADGWARALDDGLDTEVGSGGLALTPAQAQQIALARLVLADPHTLVLDEATSLLDPRAARHLERSLARVLDGRTVVAIAHRLHTAHDADVIAVVENGRISELGSHDELVTADGAYAALWRSWHG, encoded by the coding sequence ATGATCGGCGTTGCGCCACCGGCGTACGACCCGGCGGCCCCGACGACCGCCACCACCCTGCCCGTCGGCGCGGCCGCGACCGTGCGCGCCTACGTCACCGAGCTGTTCCGCCGGCACCGGCGGGCGTTCCTGCTGCTCATCGCGGTGAACACGGTGGCCGTGATTGCCTCCATGGTGGGTCCCTACCTGCTCGGCGGCCTGGTCGAGCGGGTCTCCGACCGGTCCCGCGATCTGCAACTGGGCCTGACCGTCGGGCTGTTCGTGCTTGCGCTGGCCGTGCAGGCCGTGTTCGTACGGCAGGTCCGGCTGCGAGGCGCGGTGCTCGGCGAGCGGATGCTGGCCGACCTGCGCGAGGACTTCCTCGTCCGGTCCGTCGGCCTGCCGCCGGGCGTGCTGGAGCGGGCGGGGACCGGTGACCTGCTCTCCCGCATCACCACCGACATCGACCGCCTGGCCAACGCGATGCGCGAGGCCGTACCGCAGCTGGCGATCGGTGTCGTGTGGGCGCTGCTGCTGCTCGGCGGGCTCGTGGTGACGGCCCCGCCGCTGGCGGCGGCCGTGCTGCTCGCCGTGCCGGTGCTGGTGGCCGGGTGCCGCTGGTACTTCAAGCGGGCACCCTCCGGCTACCGCTCCGAGGCCGCCGGGTACGCCTCCGTCGCCGCCGCGCTCGCCGAGACCGTGGACGCGGGCCACACCATCGAAGCGCACCGCCTGGGCGCCCGCCGCGTCACCCTGTCGGAGCGGCGGATCAAGGAGTGGACGGCCTGGGAACGCTACACCCTGTGGCTGCGGTCCGTGCTGTTCCCGGTCATCAACGCCGTCCACGTCATCGTGCTCGGCTCGGTCCTGATGGTCGGCGGCGTGTTCGTGCTGCACGGCTGGATCGGGGTGGGCCGGCTGACCACCGGAGCCCTGATCACGCAGATGCTCGTCGACCCGGTGAACCTGATCCTGCGCTGGTACGACGAGGTGCAGGTCGCCCAGGTGTCGCTGGCCCGCCTGGTCGGGGTGCGGGACATCGAACCGGACGCCGGGGACGCCTCGCTGGCCCCCGACGGGCGGGACGTGTCCGCCGAGCGGGTGCACTTCGGCTACCTCGACGGTGTCGACGTCCTGCGCAAGGTGTCCCTGGAAGTCGCGCCGGGCACCAGGATGGCCCTGGTCGGTCCCTCGGGAGCGGGCAAATCCACGCTGGGCAGGCTGCTCGCCGGTATCTACGCGCCCCGGGAGGGCAGGATCACGCTGGGCGGCGCGGAACTGTCCCGGATGCCGGCCGAACGCGTCCGCTCGCACGTCGCCCTCGTCAACCAGGAGCACCACGTCTTCGTCGGCTCGCTGCGCGACAACCTCCTGCTGGCCCGGACCGGTGCCACAGACGCCGAGCTGTGGGCGGCCCTGGGCGCGGTCGACGCGGACGGCTGGGCGCGGGCCCTGGACGACGGCCTGGACACCGAGGTCGGCTCCGGCGGCCTGGCGCTCACCCCCGCCCAGGCCCAGCAGATCGCGCTGGCCCGGCTGGTGCTGGCCGATCCGCACACGCTGGTCCTGGACGAGGCGACCTCGCTCCTCGACCCGCGCGCGGCACGCCATCTGGAACGCTCCCTGGCCCGCGTCCTGGACGGCCGCACCGTGGTCGCCATCGCGCACCGCCTGCACACCGCCCATGACGCCGACGTGATCGCCGTCGTGGAGAACGGCCGCATCAGCGAGCTGGGCAGCCATGACGAGCTGGTCACGGCTGACGGGGCGTACGCGGCGCTGTGGCGGTCCTGGCACGGGTGA
- a CDS encoding ABC transporter ATP-binding protein, translating to MHPDRETSWTPPADAKEHPRQVRRILKLFRPYRGRLAIVGLLVGASSLVSVATPFLLKETLDVAIPQGRTGLLSLLALGMILSAVLSSVFGVLQTLISTTVGQRVMHDLRTAVYGRLQRMSLAFFTRTRTGEVQSRIANDIGGMQATVTSTATSLVSNATSVVATIVAMIALDWRLTIVSLLLLPVFVWISRRVGNERKKITTQRQKQMAAMAATVTESLSVSGILLGRTMGRSDSLTASFVDESERLVDLEVRSNMAGRWRMAVITIVMAAMPAVIYWTAGLALQFGGPKVSLGTIVAFVSLQQGLFRPAVSLLATGVQIQTSLALFQRIFEYLDLPIDITERERPIRLDQIKGEVRLEGVEFRYDQDDKARPVLDGIDITVPAGGSLAVVGPTGAGKSTLGYLVPRLYDVTGGRVTLDGIDVRDLDFDTLARAVGVVSQETYLFHATVADNLRFAKPDATDEELHAAAEAAQIHDHIAALPEGYDTVVGERGHRFSGGEKQRLAIARTILRDPPVLILDEATSALDTRTEAAVQEAIDALSADRTTITIAHRLSTIRGADQIVVLDSGRVAERGSHEELLEQDGRYAALVRRDAQLEPTN from the coding sequence ATGCATCCCGACCGTGAAACGTCCTGGACCCCGCCTGCCGATGCCAAGGAACATCCCCGGCAGGTGCGCCGCATCCTGAAGCTCTTCCGCCCCTACCGCGGGCGGCTCGCGATCGTCGGCCTGCTCGTCGGCGCCTCTTCGCTGGTCTCGGTGGCCACGCCGTTCCTGCTGAAGGAGACCCTCGATGTCGCGATCCCCCAGGGCCGCACGGGCCTGCTGAGTCTGCTCGCGCTCGGCATGATCCTCAGCGCGGTCCTCTCCAGCGTCTTCGGCGTCCTGCAGACGCTGATCTCGACCACCGTCGGTCAGCGCGTCATGCACGACCTGCGCACCGCCGTCTACGGCCGGCTGCAGCGCATGTCGCTCGCCTTCTTCACCCGCACCCGCACCGGCGAGGTGCAGTCCCGCATAGCCAACGACATCGGCGGCATGCAGGCCACCGTCACCTCCACGGCCACCTCCTTGGTCTCCAACGCCACCAGCGTGGTCGCCACGATCGTCGCGATGATCGCCCTCGACTGGCGGCTCACGATCGTCTCGCTGCTCCTGCTGCCGGTGTTCGTGTGGATCAGCCGCCGCGTGGGCAACGAACGCAAGAAGATCACCACGCAGCGGCAGAAGCAGATGGCCGCGATGGCCGCCACGGTCACCGAGTCGCTCTCGGTCAGCGGCATCCTGCTCGGTCGCACCATGGGCCGCTCGGACTCGCTGACCGCGTCCTTCGTCGATGAGTCGGAGCGCCTGGTCGACCTTGAGGTGCGGTCGAACATGGCGGGGCGCTGGCGCATGGCCGTGATCACGATCGTCATGGCCGCGATGCCCGCCGTCATCTACTGGACCGCGGGTCTCGCCCTGCAGTTCGGCGGCCCGAAGGTCTCCCTCGGCACCATCGTCGCCTTCGTCTCGCTCCAGCAGGGCCTGTTCCGCCCGGCCGTGAGCCTGCTCGCGACCGGCGTCCAGATCCAGACCTCCCTCGCGCTCTTCCAGCGCATCTTCGAGTACCTCGACCTGCCGATCGACATCACCGAGCGCGAGCGGCCCATTCGGCTCGACCAGATCAAGGGTGAAGTCCGGCTGGAGGGCGTCGAGTTCCGCTACGACCAGGACGACAAGGCCCGCCCCGTCCTCGACGGCATAGACATCACCGTGCCGGCGGGCGGCAGCCTGGCCGTCGTGGGCCCGACCGGCGCCGGCAAGTCCACGCTCGGCTATCTGGTGCCCCGGCTCTACGACGTCACCGGCGGCCGGGTCACGCTGGACGGCATCGACGTCCGTGACCTCGACTTCGACACCCTCGCCCGCGCGGTCGGCGTCGTCTCGCAGGAGACGTACCTCTTCCACGCCACCGTCGCCGACAACCTCCGTTTCGCCAAGCCGGATGCCACCGACGAGGAGCTGCACGCGGCGGCCGAAGCGGCGCAGATACACGACCACATAGCCGCGCTGCCCGAGGGCTACGACACGGTTGTCGGCGAACGCGGTCACCGCTTCTCCGGCGGCGAGAAGCAGCGGCTCGCGATAGCCCGCACCATCCTGCGCGATCCGCCGGTCCTCATCCTCGACGAGGCGACCAGCGCGCTCGACACCCGTACGGAGGCCGCGGTCCAGGAGGCCATCGACGCCCTGTCGGCCGACCGGACGACGATCACCATCGCGCACCGTCTGTCCACGATCCGCGGTGCCGACCAGATCGTGGTGCTGGACTCCGGCCGGGTCGCCGAACGCGGCTCGCACGAGGAGCTGCTGGAGCAGGACGGGCGGTACGCGGCCCTGGTGCGCCGGGACGCGCAACTGGAGCCGACAAACTGA
- a CDS encoding MarR family winged helix-turn-helix transcriptional regulator: MSTPDSDGLLAEQLLRLTRRVHRIQKRHLEQRDLGITPAQSRLLRTLAHYPSPPRMADLAERLEVVPRAVTTLVDGLEASGKVRRAADPANRRVTRIELTDEGRATLRELRGARRSAAEEMLAPLTEKEREVLGVLLDTLIDGDTAKTC, encoded by the coding sequence ATGAGCACCCCAGATTCCGACGGCCTGCTCGCCGAGCAGTTGCTGCGGCTCACCCGCCGGGTGCACCGCATCCAGAAGCGCCATCTGGAACAGCGCGACCTGGGCATCACCCCGGCCCAGTCCCGGCTGCTGCGCACCCTCGCGCACTATCCCTCTCCCCCGCGCATGGCCGACCTGGCCGAGCGCCTGGAGGTGGTGCCGCGCGCGGTGACGACGCTGGTCGACGGCCTGGAGGCGAGCGGGAAGGTGCGGCGGGCGGCGGATCCGGCGAACCGCCGCGTGACCCGGATCGAGCTGACCGACGAGGGGCGCGCGACCCTGCGCGAGCTGCGCGGCGCCCGCCGGTCGGCGGCCGAGGAGATGCTCGCTCCGCTGACCGAGAAGGAGCGCGAGGTGCTGGGCGTCCTGCTGGACACGCTGATCGACGGGGACACGGCGAAGACCTGCTGA
- a CDS encoding cation:dicarboxylate symporter family transporter: MPQSVPSLPRRVARILRTSLFAQVACALVLGIVVGRLWPGVATDLKPLGDGFTRLIKTIISPLVFCVVVVGIAKAGDLKAFGRIGLKALIWFEVASTAALIIGLIAANVVQPGSGMHVDPSALSAKAVDAKTGGGSLPSTTEFIVNALPTSFIGAFAENSLLQVLILACLVGAALLHLGHTKVPQVLPAVEQAQEIIFAIVGFVMRLAPIAVFGAMAVLIGQYGLGVIETYAKLIVLCYAAAALFIVLLAVALRMVTGLSLWKFLRYIREEMLLALGTASTESVMPRVMHKLRKAGARDDAVGLVLPTGYSFNLDGASLYLSIGTLFIAQAVGVDLSPGQQLTVVLVLMLTSKGMAGVPGSAFLALSATATSLGVIPAGAVALLLGVDRIMDSMRVTTNLLGNCVAVFAVSRWEGALDTVRAKKVLDGEIAFVPEERQEAGGATTVRPAVKEAAPEAG, from the coding sequence GTGCCGCAGTCCGTACCGTCCCTGCCGCGACGCGTCGCACGCATACTGCGTACCTCCCTCTTCGCGCAGGTCGCCTGCGCGCTCGTGCTCGGCATCGTCGTCGGGAGGCTGTGGCCCGGCGTGGCCACGGATCTCAAGCCGCTCGGTGACGGTTTCACCCGTCTCATCAAGACGATCATCTCCCCGCTGGTGTTCTGCGTTGTCGTCGTGGGCATCGCCAAGGCCGGTGACCTCAAGGCCTTCGGCCGGATCGGGCTCAAGGCCCTGATCTGGTTCGAGGTCGCGAGTACGGCGGCGCTGATCATCGGGCTGATCGCTGCCAACGTCGTCCAGCCCGGCTCGGGAATGCACGTCGACCCGTCCGCGCTGAGCGCCAAGGCGGTCGACGCGAAGACGGGCGGCGGATCACTGCCCTCGACGACCGAGTTCATCGTGAATGCGCTGCCCACCAGTTTCATCGGCGCCTTCGCCGAGAACTCCCTGCTCCAAGTGCTCATCCTGGCCTGCCTGGTGGGCGCCGCGCTGCTGCACCTCGGGCACACCAAGGTGCCGCAGGTGTTGCCCGCCGTCGAGCAGGCCCAGGAGATCATCTTCGCGATCGTCGGCTTCGTCATGCGACTGGCGCCGATCGCGGTGTTCGGCGCGATGGCCGTCCTGATCGGCCAGTACGGGCTCGGCGTGATCGAGACGTACGCCAAGCTGATCGTCCTGTGCTATGCGGCCGCGGCGCTGTTCATCGTGCTGCTCGCCGTCGCCCTGCGCATGGTCACCGGGCTCAGCCTGTGGAAGTTCCTGCGCTACATCCGTGAGGAGATGCTGCTCGCGCTCGGCACCGCCTCCACCGAGTCCGTCATGCCACGGGTGATGCACAAGCTCCGCAAGGCCGGCGCTCGCGACGACGCCGTGGGTCTGGTGCTGCCCACCGGCTACTCCTTCAACCTCGACGGCGCCTCGCTCTACCTCTCCATCGGCACCCTCTTCATCGCGCAGGCGGTGGGTGTCGACCTCAGCCCCGGCCAGCAGCTCACCGTCGTCCTCGTGCTCATGCTGACCAGCAAGGGGATGGCGGGCGTGCCCGGTTCCGCCTTCCTCGCGCTGTCCGCGACCGCGACCTCGCTGGGCGTCATCCCCGCCGGAGCGGTCGCCCTGCTGCTCGGCGTCGACCGGATCATGGACTCCATGAGGGTCACCACCAACCTGCTCGGCAACTGCGTCGCCGTCTTCGCGGTCTCCCGCTGGGAGGGCGCGCTGGACACCGTGCGGGCGAAGAAGGTGCTGGACGGGGAGATCGCCTTCGTGCCGGAGGAGAGGCAGGAGGCCGGGGGCGCGACGACGGTACGGCCGGCTGTGAAGGAAGCCGCTCCCGAGGCCGGCTGA
- a CDS encoding peptide-N4-asparagine amidase produces the protein MRRRIVMSMLAGATLLASALFGTGAAAAQAADVPGEFGTDWHDPVTAAPPVDRPHTKSCQVTLADAQFRDFTPYRGTYTPPQGCGDRWSKVVLRLDGKVKGRQYDRLGYLHIGGVEILRTSTPEPSPDGIEWHVEKDVTRYSDTFRSARDVEMLIGNVVDDTYTGVIDVHVTLTFYAGRPAERTPDRVLTLADTPDGTTLTTPRNSERIVAEVYATGSGGGCEEFWYLTVADPASYSCKADRGPYREVQIKVDGRLAGIAAPFPNVWTGGWSNPFLWYVVPAPHAFDVRPIEYDLTPFAGLLDDGRPHRVEVSVVGVPAGQPGWSAPVNVLVWQDAHRAQITGALTADDATDLANSSSYTPGSENRVNTEAGHRLTVSGYLDTSHGRVTTTVTRSLANTSVHRWTDGENTDGLDATWTDDQTVTVGGHGPARTTRTQRTYTMDGATTIGTDNRLRTVLTLGDRASVTERRGGRRTAWSRLDDTYNGDAAYTINVPRDQRHAVGTSSERYRLDGSDGCYDRSLATAQGVLTEDREGC, from the coding sequence ATGAGAAGACGGATAGTCATGTCCATGCTCGCGGGGGCGACCCTCCTGGCGAGCGCGCTCTTCGGCACCGGGGCCGCTGCCGCCCAAGCGGCCGACGTCCCCGGCGAGTTCGGCACGGACTGGCACGACCCGGTGACCGCGGCACCGCCCGTCGACCGGCCGCACACCAAGTCCTGCCAGGTCACCTTGGCCGACGCCCAGTTCCGCGACTTCACACCCTATCGGGGGACGTACACCCCGCCCCAGGGCTGCGGCGATCGCTGGAGCAAGGTCGTCCTGCGCCTCGACGGCAAGGTGAAGGGCCGTCAGTACGACCGTCTCGGCTATCTGCACATCGGCGGTGTCGAGATTCTGCGCACGTCCACCCCGGAGCCCTCGCCCGACGGCATCGAGTGGCACGTCGAGAAGGACGTCACCCGCTACAGCGACACCTTCCGCAGCGCGCGGGACGTCGAGATGCTGATCGGCAACGTCGTGGACGACACGTACACCGGCGTCATCGACGTGCACGTCACGCTGACCTTCTATGCAGGCCGCCCCGCCGAGCGCACCCCCGACCGCGTCCTCACGCTTGCCGACACGCCCGACGGCACGACTCTCACCACCCCGCGCAACAGCGAGCGGATCGTCGCGGAGGTGTACGCGACGGGATCCGGGGGTGGCTGCGAGGAGTTCTGGTACCTGACCGTGGCCGACCCGGCGTCGTACTCCTGCAAGGCCGACCGCGGCCCCTACCGCGAGGTGCAGATCAAGGTTGACGGCCGGCTCGCCGGGATCGCCGCGCCGTTCCCGAACGTCTGGACGGGCGGTTGGTCCAACCCCTTCCTCTGGTACGTCGTCCCGGCCCCGCACGCCTTCGACGTCCGGCCGATCGAGTACGACCTCACGCCCTTCGCCGGCCTCCTCGACGACGGCCGCCCGCACCGCGTCGAGGTCTCCGTCGTCGGGGTGCCCGCGGGGCAGCCGGGCTGGAGCGCGCCGGTCAATGTGCTGGTCTGGCAGGACGCCCACCGCGCCCAGATCACCGGAGCGCTCACCGCGGACGACGCGACGGACCTCGCCAACTCCTCCAGCTACACGCCGGGTTCGGAGAACCGGGTGAACACCGAGGCCGGACACCGGCTCACCGTCTCCGGATACCTCGACACCTCGCACGGCCGCGTGACCACCACGGTCACCCGCTCGCTCGCCAACACCTCCGTGCACCGCTGGACGGACGGTGAGAACACGGACGGGCTGGACGCGACCTGGACCGACGACCAGACGGTGACCGTCGGCGGACACGGCCCCGCGCGGACGACGCGGACGCAGCGGACGTACACCATGGACGGCGCGACGACCATCGGTACGGACAACCGGTTGCGTACGGTGCTGACCCTGGGCGACCGCGCGTCGGTGACGGAGCGGCGGGGCGGCCGGCGCACCGCGTGGTCCCGGCTCGACGACACCTACAACGGTGACGCGGCGTACACGATCAACGTCCCGCGTGACCAGCGGCATGCGGTCGGGACCTCCAGTGAGCGCTACCGCCTGGACGGCTCCGACGGCTGCTACGACCGGTCGTTGGCCACGGCTCAGGGGGTGCTGACGGAGGATCGCGAGGGCTGTTGA
- the mltG gene encoding endolytic transglycosylase MltG, protein MQTNIPPRSTIRLTRRGRLVLGVAAAVVAGIAVAVPLLMQADRSAQSRTAALVIPEGWRASQVYDAIDKALELPQGSTRNSLGKARLKLPSDARGNPEGYLFPATYPLGKGATPESLLRSMADTANKRFNAAPIAAGAQRNAMNIYQAVTIASIIQAEAATKADMGKVARVVFNRLEHGMPLQMDSTINYALNRDTVRTSQDDTRIGSPYNSYRRMGLPPTPIDNPGEEAMRAALNPTPGDWLYFVTVKPGDTRFSADYRTHMRNVAEFNALHPGTGQGQTSGRSPARSSVPAQPSVR, encoded by the coding sequence ATGCAGACGAACATTCCGCCACGGAGCACGATCCGGCTGACACGCCGGGGCAGACTCGTCCTCGGCGTGGCCGCCGCCGTCGTGGCCGGTATCGCCGTGGCGGTGCCGCTGCTGATGCAAGCCGACCGCTCTGCGCAGTCCCGGACCGCCGCGCTGGTCATCCCCGAGGGCTGGCGCGCGAGCCAGGTGTACGACGCCATCGACAAGGCCCTCGAACTGCCTCAGGGCAGCACCCGCAACTCCCTGGGAAAAGCGCGCCTGAAGCTGCCGAGCGACGCCCGGGGCAACCCGGAGGGATACCTCTTCCCGGCGACGTACCCCCTGGGGAAGGGAGCGACCCCCGAGTCCCTGCTGCGCTCCATGGCCGACACGGCCAACAAGAGGTTCAACGCGGCGCCGATCGCCGCCGGGGCACAGCGCAACGCGATGAACATCTACCAGGCCGTCACCATCGCCAGCATCATCCAGGCCGAGGCCGCGACGAAGGCGGACATGGGCAAGGTCGCCCGGGTCGTCTTCAACCGGCTGGAGCACGGGATGCCGTTGCAGATGGACTCCACCATCAACTACGCGCTGAACCGCGACACGGTCCGCACCAGTCAGGACGACACCCGCATCGGGAGCCCGTACAACTCCTACCGGCGCATGGGGCTGCCGCCGACACCGATCGACAACCCCGGCGAGGAGGCGATGCGTGCCGCGCTGAACCCGACGCCGGGCGACTGGCTGTACTTCGTCACGGTCAAGCCGGGCGACACCCGCTTCTCCGCCGACTACAGGACGCACATGCGTAACGTGGCGGAGTTCAACGCCCTCCACCCAGGCACAGGTCAGGGGCAGACGTCCGGTCGGAGCCCGGCCCGGTCCTCGGTCCCGGCGCAGCCCTCGGTCCGCTGA
- a CDS encoding ABC transporter transmembrane domain-containing protein, translated as MQIQDLPYSDPGVPDVRSGPRFLWWLWRNQLGGQLKSLAWGLLHFVSVSALPFCVGLAVQAVVDRSGTRLALTGGLMLLCGTGIAVGDTFLHRAAVTNWITAAARVQQLLARKAAQLGSALTRRVAAGEVVAVSTGDVEKVGWFVEAVSRFTAAALTVVVVGVGLLVYQPALGVIVAIGLPVVAFAVLPLLPRATRRADLQREKAGRATELASDTVAGLRVLRGIGGEELFLDRYRRASQEVRHAAVHSARMWSLISAVQVLLPGLLLIAVVWHGIHLARQGRITVGELVTVYSAVMILNYPLRHFEEIAMAYSFSRPSAKRAARVLSLERATATDGTREAEVPTGDLYDPETGLLAPAGRLTAVVCGDPDAAGRLAERLGGHPTEPGRSVLLGGVALDELPLDSARSAVLVQDKDPVLLSGTLRELLDVPASGAVAATDALAAAQCDDVLDALVQGSLDATDPMDARITERGRSLSGGQRQRLALARSLVTDPEVLVLDEPTSAVDSHTEARIADGLHRLRSGRTTVVFTSSPLLLDRADLVVLVHQGEVVAVGAHRELVDGEPRYRAVVTRETDEELAAADEGVLLDALQELEEIEESA; from the coding sequence ATGCAGATTCAAGACCTTCCGTATTCCGATCCGGGCGTCCCAGACGTACGTTCGGGCCCCCGATTCCTGTGGTGGCTCTGGCGGAATCAGCTGGGCGGGCAGCTGAAATCACTCGCCTGGGGCCTGTTGCACTTCGTCTCCGTCTCGGCCCTGCCCTTTTGTGTCGGCCTCGCCGTGCAGGCGGTCGTCGACCGCTCCGGCACCCGGCTCGCCCTGACGGGTGGTCTGATGCTGCTCTGCGGCACGGGCATCGCCGTCGGCGACACCTTCCTGCACCGGGCCGCCGTCACCAACTGGATCACGGCGGCCGCTCGCGTCCAGCAACTGCTGGCCCGCAAGGCGGCCCAGCTGGGCTCCGCCCTGACCCGACGGGTCGCGGCCGGCGAAGTCGTGGCCGTGTCCACCGGTGACGTCGAGAAGGTGGGCTGGTTCGTCGAGGCCGTCTCCCGGTTCACCGCGGCCGCGCTCACGGTCGTGGTGGTCGGTGTCGGCCTCCTCGTCTACCAGCCCGCTCTCGGCGTGATCGTCGCGATCGGGCTGCCCGTCGTGGCGTTCGCGGTGCTGCCGCTGCTGCCCCGGGCCACGCGCCGCGCCGACCTCCAGCGGGAAAAGGCGGGCCGGGCCACCGAGCTGGCCTCGGACACGGTCGCCGGGCTACGCGTGCTGCGCGGCATCGGCGGCGAGGAACTGTTCCTCGACCGCTACCGCCGGGCCTCGCAGGAGGTGCGGCACGCCGCGGTGCACAGCGCCCGGATGTGGTCCCTGATCTCCGCCGTCCAGGTGCTGCTGCCCGGACTGCTGCTCATCGCCGTCGTCTGGCACGGCATCCATCTGGCCCGCCAGGGCCGGATCACGGTCGGCGAACTCGTCACCGTCTACAGCGCGGTCATGATCCTCAACTACCCGCTGCGGCACTTCGAGGAGATCGCCATGGCGTACTCCTTCTCCCGCCCGTCGGCCAAACGGGCGGCCCGGGTGCTGTCACTGGAGCGCGCCACGGCCACCGACGGTACCCGCGAGGCCGAGGTGCCGACCGGGGATCTGTACGACCCCGAGACCGGTCTGCTGGCTCCCGCCGGCCGGCTCACCGCCGTGGTCTGCGGCGACCCGGACGCGGCGGGCAGGCTCGCGGAACGGCTGGGCGGCCATCCCACCGAGCCGGGCCGTTCGGTGCTGCTCGGCGGCGTGGCCCTGGACGAACTCCCGCTGGACAGCGCCCGCAGTGCCGTCCTCGTCCAGGACAAGGACCCGGTGCTGCTGTCCGGCACGCTGCGCGAGCTGCTCGACGTGCCCGCCTCCGGAGCCGTGGCGGCCACGGACGCGCTGGCCGCGGCACAGTGCGACGACGTCCTGGACGCGCTCGTCCAGGGATCGCTGGACGCCACCGACCCGATGGACGCCCGTATCACCGAGCGCGGCCGCTCCCTGTCCGGCGGCCAGCGCCAGCGGCTGGCACTGGCCCGGTCGCTGGTCACCGATCCCGAGGTGCTGGTACTGGACGAGCCGACCTCCGCGGTCGACTCGCACACCGAGGCCCGGATCGCGGACGGGCTGCACCGGCTTCGTTCGGGCCGGACGACGGTGGTGTTCACCTCCTCGCCGCTGCTGCTCGACCGCGCGGACCTGGTCGTCCTGGTCCACCAGGGCGAGGTCGTGGCGGTCGGCGCGCACCGCGAACTGGTCGACGGCGAGCCACGGTACCGGGCCGTGGTGACGCGTGAGACGGACGAGGAACTGGCCGCGGCCGACGAAGGGGTCCTGCTGGACGCCCTCCAGGAGCTGGAAGAGATCGAGGAGAGCGCATGA